From the uncultured Methanomethylovorans sp. genome, the window TTTTAAGGGAAACTCTATCAACTGGTTTTGTAAGAAAATCGTCTGTTCCAACTTCTATTGCTCGCGCCCGATCTTCACGGTTTGAAAGTGCAGTAACCATTATAATTGGAATATGAGCTGTGTCTTTAGAACTTTTAAGGATCTTACAAACCTCAAATCCGTTTATATCCGGCATCATTATATCTAGGAGAATAAGATCAGGTTTTTTATTGCGTGCGCTTTCAATTGCTTCAAAACCATTGAAAGCAGTGATCACGTCATGCTCAGAATGTAGGTAAGCTTCAAGCAGCTCTACATTGACTGGCTCGTCATCTACAACAAGTATAGTGAACCGAGGTTTGACATTGCTCATTATTTCCATCCAATAAATTGAGGAATTATTAGTTTGTCCTCTGTTGTGGAAATCCCTCTCAAATCTCAAATAATTGCATGCATCTCGATTTGATCGGATTTGGCCCACAGGGTATAATATATATCAAAATATTTAATATTAGTAATAGTATATATATTTAAGTATTATTTTTTCCATCAAAAGGGGGCCCTCTGGCTTGCGGTATTAAGATATAACAAAGTCCGAATTCGTCAGTCCAAAATCATGAGTTATGTTTAGTCAACTGACACTTTTCTGATAGTTATTCCTATACGTGTGTTTCCTGCAGTTTGTCGGTCACTTGTTTCTTTAATGTCGGAATAACTCCTTCATAAGGTATGATAAATGAGAATATTAAGCTGTTACCAAGCTCATTTTCAATCCATATATAACCACCGTGCAATTCTACAAACTTTTTTTATCAAGGAAAAAACCAGGCCCATACCTTCATACTTACGAGTACTTGAAGAATCGATCTGTGTAAATCAGTTATGTAATTCGATACTAATTTACCTATACAATCCTGAGGAGATCCCTACTTATTATGTCGCAATACTTCCGTACATTATCTTAACATGAAAAAAAGAAAAAAAGGTTATTTCTTGGTAACCTTTTCCTCTTTCAGCACCTTCTTTGCAATAAAAAAGACCACGAATGCAATAATTACAAAATTGACCACTTCTCCTAAAAATGCGCCCCAACTGAGAACAATAGGCCCAATAGCTATTGTTGCAGTTTGCCATGCGCCTCCGGGAACAAATGGAGTAATTATTGGCATAACAATGTTATCTACAAATGATTTTACAAGTGCTGTGCCTGCAATACCCATAATAAAAGCAATGGCCAGTGGTATTACCTTATATTCATATAGAAATTCCTTAAATTC encodes:
- a CDS encoding MscL family protein — its product is MGLISEFKEFLYEYKVIPLAIAFIMGIAGTALVKSFVDNIVMPIITPFVPGGAWQTATIAIGPIVLSWGAFLGEVVNFVIIAFVVFFIAKKVLKEEKVTKK